The genomic window AAAGCCGCGGGCCTCATCGGGTCGATGGCCGAGCGCGGGGCAGAAGGCCTCCGGGTCTCCGGCTACATGAAGAAGGGCGGGGAAGTGATGCGCGTCCCGACCGGGCAAGACATGAGGGCCGGCGCGGCGAAGCTCTTCAACCGAGCCACCTCATTTCGAAATCCACTCAGCGGGTCGGAGCGAAGCGGCTTCTCGATTGGAGAGGTAATGGGCCTGGGCACCTTCGAGAAGCGGACTGCCGCCGTTGAGCCGGTTGAGGTGAACGCGGGTCGGGTCACCTGGACCTACTTCGATACCGCCGCCCGCCAGTAGCAGCAGCGGGTCCACGCGGTGCCGCAGGAGCGATTTGCGTGTTCGGCCCATGGGCTTCTCAGGGTGGCCGTGGTGCCGGAGAGAGGGCTTTGGGCCGGGGTAGGCATGTCCCTGCACTACAAGCGCAAGGCCCGTGACGTGATCGACGAGAGCGGTCGCCTCCAGCTCCAGGCGCCCTCTCCCTCGCCCGACGACAACTACCACGTCGGCGAAGGTTACGTCGGCGCGCGCAAGCAAGTACAGCTTTACCTCACTCGCCCGGACTGGAAGGATGACATGACGATCGGCGTTGGACTGAGATGACCGACAAGGGGTGTCTCCGGGAGCAATAGCGAAAGCCCGGCCGAGGCTTCGACCGGGCTTTGTGATTCGGTGTACCAGTGGCGGACTCTGCCGTCTGCAGCGAGGGCAGGTGCAAGCGTTGTGGCTGCAGCAGACGCTGCTACTGGCCAGGATACTCCCCGATCGTCTGCTCGCTGGCCTGCCGGTTTCCCTCGACCTTCGCTCCAATTACCTCGAAGCTGAACGTATACTCGTTTACGTTGCCCTGTATCTCGATGGGTAGAAGCAGGGAGAATGTCTCTCCAAGATTCTCTCGCACGTCATCCACCGTCGAGGTATTTTGACCGGGTCCGCCCACGAGGTCCGGCTGAAACAGCGGCGCAACGGTGAGGCCGTACTGCCCCATACTGATCGATCCCTGCGGGATCAGAGTGGCTGTAGTGGATGCTCTAGACGGGACAGTGATCGGTTGCACCTCCTGGTTGCGGTTTGCGAAGCTCATATCGCCGGTCAGGATGCGCTCACTGGAGCCATCAGGCATCACGAATGCCCCTTCCTCAAGGCGCATCTGGATCGAGTGTTCAGTTTTGTTCTCCACGTTCATCAGCACCGACCCACCGGAGTTGAGGAAACCCGCGCGGATGAGGTCGTCTTCGTAGACGTAGCTTGAGTCCGTCTCAGAGACGGTGTACTCGCCGTACCGTTCGGCCGCATCGGAGGGACGCTCGACGGAATCGATCGTCGCGTTGTAGCTTGCATTACGGCTGCTCGTGCACCCTGCAGCGGCCACGAAAATAGCGATCAGAAAGAGAAGACGTACCGCTCTAGTCATAACAGTGTTGCTCTTTAGAGATGGAAGCGTCTAGCCAGTGCGCCAAAGACTTACGGCAGACTGTCTCTAAGTTTCGTGGCCGTGCAGATACACCTCCTCCGAGCGAGTAAGTGAGTCTCAAGAGGACCGGACGATCGTCCAGTCACGGTCAGTCCTGCAGGTTCGACAGGTCGGGGTCCTCGGAACGCATCTTCTCATAGGTCTTCCTGTCCGGGATGGGCAGGTAGCTGCACCGACAAGTCTCGTTTGTGCAGCCATCGTGAGGAATTGGCTTCTTCTCCTGCTTCTCGTCAACGGTGTAGACCTTCCCGTCGTGATCTAAACACGCACCGCAGACGTGCTCGTCCCTCTGCGACAGGACCATCACGCCGTACATGTCTCCACTATCGTAGAACTCCTCGTCTCCTTCAGCGACCATGACGCTCTCTTATCTCAGGTTCGATCAGCCCACAGGCAGTTCCGTCCGGTTCTCGTCCACCGGGTCCATCTAGTCTTGCTTGACCGAGATGGCGGCCGGGACCGAATCCTTCACAGGTGGCGCTACCTCACATTGCCGTTCGCCAGCGAGTCTCCGTAACCTCTCTGCCAGCCAACGTCCAGAGTCTCTTCAGGGCCTTTGCTCCTACGTCAAGCGTGCCATCGCATCTCTCGGAATTGTTCACCTCCCAGGCGTTGCACCTGAGTGATGGGAGCCCTCTGGACGCAAGCTGGTTGTGACGGTCCACATCATCCTCAATTTGCCTCCTGCTGTCGTAGTGGAAGCTCTCACCGTCGACCTCGACAGCAATTTTGAGGGCCGTTTTCGTCGGACGTCTGCTCGATATATGACGGCAGGACTTGGCTTCGTTCACCTGCACCTTGACCAGGAAGTCCGGATAGCACCGCCGCCCATCGAGTTTGGGTTGACCAGCGAGTATGACCTGCTTCTGAGCATGTATTTTCAGCCATATCTCGGTGTGCCAGCCCTCCAGCTTTTTTCTCATATCTGGAGGGGAGGTCAGTATCAGGAACCAGTCCGACTGGTTCGCGGCGACAGTGCTCGCAGTCTCAAGCTGCGCTCCTGCTTCCCTGAAGAGCTGAATCAGGAATAGCCGTTCAGGTGGTGACTTCGGGTCGGTAGCCCTCAGAAAGTCCGAGAGATCTTCCGAGTTGGCGTTCCAGGTGTCTCCGTAGCGGGACCTGGCTTCTTGGAAAGCCCGGTCGACTCGCCTCTCAACTCCTCCAGTCACCGGAGGCCGTGGCGGTCCTGTTCCATCTCCTGAGTGAGAGGCGCCGTCGCCTCGATTCGAAATTACTGTCTGGTCGTCGGGTCGTGCAGGTACAGTTTTAGTGTGAGGGTTCATGTAGAAGAACGCTCGGCTAGTAGAAAAAGGACCTCGGACGGTTGACGCGCGTCGCGAAGGTCAGAGCGCGCTGAGAGAGGCGATCTAACACAGGACTGCTCCGCGGCAGCAGGAGTGGACTGCCTGGAACGGTCCGGCTAACGCCGTCAATCAACTCGCGCGCCGCGGACCACATGCCCTTGGGACACGCAGGGCTTCCCCTCCAGCACGACAGCCTGAGGGGAATGTGATCCCTTCTCCGAGCGGGCATTCGGGCTGGAACCGTTTTGCGAAAGCGCCGGCCTTTCACCGGACTTTCCCCGTGACGCAGGAGCACCCATCGGTGCGTTCCTACCGCCATGCCACGACAGCACAACCCCGGAGAGGGCGTGCTCACTAAGCGTATTTTCTGTTAATAGTGACCATCGGTCATGTTTCGTCAACTCCGAAATCACTAAATGATCTGAGAGTTGCTGCGGCAAGAAGACTGCTGCGGCAAAAAGAAACGCCCGGCACTCCCACCAAGGAAGCCGGGCGTCAGTGCTCATGTGGCACTGCGGAGAAATGGATCGGGACTTTCGGTCCCTGCTTGCGCTTCGAAGACACGCTCAGGGCCCGAAGCATAACGCCTGTCCATTTGCTTCACTTTTTCTTCTTATTTCGGTTACTCCGGCGTCACAGTTCCTGTTGACAGCCCGGGGTGGGATTTTGGTACATTGTACGAATCCAGTAGTCATGGAAAAAAGCTCGCTTGCCGCGGCGGGCTTTTCGTATTTCGGGCTGACTTAGCTACACAACGTCCCCGGCCCTGTCTTGACTTTGTGCTTTTCGTTGTGTCAATTGCAAACACGCGACACATTTCGTTCGCTAGGACGGTGGGGGTGTCGCGTCGCCCGGTCAGAATCGGCCGGGCGTTTCTATGCAACTCATCTCTATGCCACTCCCTACGCTACTCACCGGACGACAGTCCGGGCTGGTCGCCTACCTCCCCGCTGGCGTTCCTGAGTGCCCCGGCACACGTCTCTAGTCGAGCAGCGATATGGCGGGCCTGCTCGTCGGGCCGGGGCAGCTCGGACTCGTCGATCTCCAACTCCTCCGGCAGCTCCTTCTGGCG from Salinibacter ruber DSM 13855 includes these protein-coding regions:
- a CDS encoding lipoprotein produces the protein MTRAVRLLFLIAIFVAAAGCTSSRNASYNATIDSVERPSDAAERYGEYTVSETDSSYVYEDDLIRAGFLNSGGSVLMNVENKTEHSIQMRLEEGAFVMPDGSSERILTGDMSFANRNQEVQPITVPSRASTTATLIPQGSISMGQYGLTVAPLFQPDLVGGPGQNTSTVDDVRENLGETFSLLLPIEIQGNVNEYTFSFEVIGAKVEGNRQASEQTIGEYPGQ